Within Palaemon carinicauda isolate YSFRI2023 chromosome 14, ASM3689809v2, whole genome shotgun sequence, the genomic segment TGACGGTCCCCTGGAGTTCAGTGACATCATGCCCGAAAACCCGAGGGATTATGACAAGATGGCTCCCCCAAAAGGCGGCAATGAACCCACCACCGTTTATTTTCACGTGACAGTCATGAGTGTGGACTCGATTGATGAAAGCTCGATGACTTATGCGGCAGACATCTTTTTCGCTCAAAGTTGGAAGGATTGGAGGCTTCGTTTGCCTGACAACATGACGCACGAGTATCGTTTGCTCCCTGTTAACTGGTTGAAGGACATCTGGAGACCAGATTCTTTCTTCAAAAATGCAAAAGCTGTCACGTTTCAAGAGATGACCATTCCCAATCATTATATTTGGCTCTATCAAGATAACACCATCCTATACATGGTCAAGCTAACGTTGGTGCTGTCGTGTGCCATGAATTTCCAGGTGTATCCCCATGACACGCAAGAGTGTCATATGAAAATCGAAAGCCTATCACACACCACCGACGACCTAGTGTTTATGTGGGACCCCGAGGTACCTGTCAAAGTCGAGCGTAGCATAGAACTGCCCCAACTTGATCTGGTCAAGAGATACACCGGTGATTGTACTCAGGTCTATTCAACAGGTAACTTCACCTGCCTGGAGATTGTCTTCACCTTCAAGCGTCGCTTGGGATACTACCTGTTCCACACGTACATCCCAACGTGTCTCATCGTCATCATGTCCTGGATCAGTTTTTGGATCAGGCCAGAGGCCGTCCCAGCACGAGTAACCCTGGGCGTCACTTCACTCCTGACACTTTCCACTCAGCATGCCAATTCTCAGAAGTCCCTGCCTCCCGTCTCCTACATAAAGGCCATCGACGTGTTCATGTCGTCGTGTACGGTGTTCGTGTTCTTCTCGCTAATGGAGTACGCCCTCGTTAACGTCTTGCTGGGGGACGTCCCCGAGGAGCCAGAAGTGAGGATGAGAATGAGACCTAGAACACTTTTTCAGGTGGCTAGTCAGCAGGAGGCGGAGTCGCCGAAGAAAGTCACGGAGTGTTTAGGTTCGTCAAGGGCTGGTGACTACGAGGCTTCGCCAGCCAGATCCAATAAGTCAGAGTGTTCgggccaaccccctcccccttgccTAACTGCTCAAAGGCGCTCCCCGGCTGTAGAGAGATGCCCTAATGGCAGGAAAGCACTCTGCCAAACAGAGCTTGACGCCATCACAACCATCACATCTCCCCTGGCCTCCCCCGCCAACGGCATGTCGCCCCTGGAGATGACGGCGGTAAACCCTGCGGCAGCgacggcggcggcggcggcggcggcctcctcttcctcttcttcctcctgtccAGCCCACCTGTCTCCTTCGTCTCACATGACCACCTCCCACATGGTCAACGGACCCATGTTCAGCGGGATGCATCTGGGCGAGAGAAAACGCCGCAGTACCATGCAGcatcagcaacagcagcaacaacagcattacCATCACCACAGCAGCAATAGTGGTGCTGGTTGCGGGGTTGGTAGTAGCGGCAGCGGCATGCTGCAGCATCACGGTGCTGTGCAGCACAGCAGCATGCACAATTATGGCACCATACAGAACCAGCAGGGCATGCAACTAAACCTCACCTTTGGCTTACCACCGCCACCTCCACCTCCGCATTTCGGGCCGGGCAAGGCCACCGGCAAGAGCAGAGCACAGGTATATACCCTCCGTTCCAGTCTttcgttctttctttcttttgttttccgtcTTCTTCTTGTGTTTTGATTGCATGCTCGTGTTTTGTCGTTTCTGTATGTGGTtcttatttggctttttttttctgtttattttgtataaattaacTTATCCTGTCGATTTTTCTGAAAGATAAAGCATTAACAGTCTGCCTGCTTAGCTTGTGTTAAGTGTTTTTGTAAGACTGtcgaaatattcttttattttgttgtgTGGTTTCTTTCCTTCTTTAAATATAACATAATTTTTAGCATTTTCTCCATTTTAGGGGAAGATAATAAAATCCATGTACTCATAATTTAACCATTTAACATATATATGATTAATCACGTCCTTTATTCCAATTTGAATTTAAATGAATACGTAATGAATTGCATTCATTGCAAGCATGAATATTAATACTTCAAGGGTATTCAAGCTAATACCCCAAACTGGAAATTTATGATTACCATAAGTTCTTTTCCATAATTGTATgaagttatttttttccttgtgcAAATCTACGGACAACTTTAACACTCTGCTAGAAATATAACCCATTTGTGAAGTTagctttcaaaatttttatttgagTCATGTCTGTTCACAGGAGTTAATGGAAATAGGATGAAGTGCATTCCTTACAACGTCTTTTAATTTCAATTCGTTAATTTCTTAAAGTATCATACCGTTTTACATTAAAGAATGATTTCTCTAATCTACAGTAGCCTTTATGGGGATTTTCCCATAACACTGATTCCAAAAAtattgtggggtggggggggggggggcttcgtaTACAATATGAAGTTATAAAGGGAAACGGAGGTTTAAAAAAAAGAGCACTTATTTTATGATTTTGTCACTACTCCTCCTTACGTATGTATTATCTTCTAGCAAATTTATATTAGAAAGGCTAATGTATGTATAAGTTATatttgtctgcatatatatatatatatatatatatatatatatatatatatatatatatatatatatatatatatatatatatatatatatatatatatatatgtatttgtgtgcatatatatatatatatatatatatatatatatatatatatatatatatatatatatatatatatatatatatatatatatatatatatatatatatatatatatatatatatatatatatatatatatgtgtgtatatatatttatatatgtatatggagtgtatatatatatatatatatatatatatatatatatata encodes:
- the LOC137652902 gene encoding glycine receptor subunit alpha-4-like; protein product: MRSHLRKVTSWIMAVRGRWRGLPPLSLCQLLSLPLLLLMIVSENSVASGSVNDGPLEFSDIMPENPRDYDKMAPPKGGNEPTTVYFHVTVMSVDSIDESSMTYAADIFFAQSWKDWRLRLPDNMTHEYRLLPVNWLKDIWRPDSFFKNAKAVTFQEMTIPNHYIWLYQDNTILYMVKLTLVLSCAMNFQVYPHDTQECHMKIESLSHTTDDLVFMWDPEVPVKVERSIELPQLDLVKRYTGDCTQVYSTGNFTCLEIVFTFKRRLGYYLFHTYIPTCLIVIMSWISFWIRPEAVPARVTLGVTSLLTLSTQHANSQKSLPPVSYIKAIDVFMSSCTVFVFFSLMEYALVNVLLGDVPEEPEVRMRMRPRTLFQVASQQEAESPKKVTECLGSSRAGDYEASPARSNKSECSGQPPPPCLTAQRRSPAVERCPNGRKALCQTELDAITTITSPLASPANGMSPLEMTAVNPAAATAAAAAAASSSSSSSCPAHLSPSSHMTTSHMVNGPMFSGMHLGERKRRSTMQHQQQQQQQHYHHHSSNSGAGCGVGSSGSGMLQHHGAVQHSSMHNYGTIQNQQGMQLNLTFGLPPPPPPPHFGPGKATGKSRAQKTCFRNQSKYATCIVGHIMSKNLGKDEPAILTSSLKQIMYNVTYCSASTTQSHYLFQYEAKANREKQRRGRHAQ